In Manis pentadactyla isolate mManPen7 chromosome 18, mManPen7.hap1, whole genome shotgun sequence, the genomic window TGTCTTGACCATAATAAATCCTAAATGTTTACAGATTTTAATATAAAGGTAAAATCAGGTTTTTCAGCCATGTCAGTGGAGTCATTATTTTGGGAGGACTTGGGTTCATATCCATGGTGATTGCAGTGTAGTGGCTATGTAAGGGACTGTGTCAGACAGGGTCACAGAACACATAGAGACTAGCTGTCACGAAGCTGACTTACCTACACTGCTGTGCTGGTCTGCGTTCCTCTAGGAGTCGGTGGCATTGAAACAGAAGCTGTGATGCTCGGTCTTCCAGTGTCTCTGACTTTACCTGAGGTGGTTGGATGTGAGTTAACTGGCTCATCAAACCCTTTTGTTACATCCATAGATGTTGTTCTTGGCATTACAAAGGTAAGTTAAAATAGTGCTGGCTTAGAAATGAGTGGGCATTATTTTTTGCTAGTAGAGGAGCCCATCATAGTAGGGATTTTGGTTCATCATACATCTTCTGCGCTCTTGGGTTATTAATCAGCATCATCATAGTTAATCATTGTGGTAACAATAGCAAATAGATAACCCTTCCTTTTACTAGTAAGTATGAAGCAGTCTGTTGCCTCATTGTTCACTTGACAATTCACTTACTTCTCCTTACAAGTCTGTGAGATTGATACTGTTGCTATGTCCATTTCAAGTCTAAGAAAGTTGAGACAGTTTTAATGACTTGCTGAAGGGTCATAGGGCTGAACAGTAAGTGGTCGAACAGGCCGCCAGGCTCTTGAGCCCCTGCTCTCCACTGTTACTCCTCCTCATCTCAGTGAGTACTTGCTGACCCTGTGAATGAAGAGTATCATTCAGGGGACATCTGTGACATCTCCTTTAATATGTGATCGAATCATTTCCCCTTTAGAAACCATGACTCTACTAGAtagtgactttaaaaaatatggacaACAGATACGTGGTAGTGCCAAAATTTTAAGTGTTATATAGAAactttttctctgaattttttttcttttttggtatcattaatctagtatcacatgaagaacatgtcTCTtaggctcccccctcaccaagtcccccccacaaaccccaccaTAGTCACCGTCTATCAGcgcagcaagatgctgcagaatccccaCTCATCTTCTCTGCActgtacagccctcccggtgcctccccacccacattacacatgctaattgtaaggcccccttttttttcccagtccttatctctccctttccacccatcctcctcagtccctttccctttggtaactgttagtccattcttgtgttctgtgagtctgctactgttttgttccttcagtttccctttgttcttatactccacatatgagtgaaatcatttggtacttgtctttctctgcctggcttatttcactgagcaaaatatgctctagctccatccatgctgttgcaaatggtaggatttgttttcttcttgtggctgaataatattccattgtgtatatgtaccacatctttatccattcatctgctgatggacacttaggttgcttccatttcttggctattgtaaatagtgctgctataaacaggggtgcatctgtctttttcaaactgggctgctgcatttctctgaatttttaataCTGGCTTCATGCATCCAGTACATGTACTCCAGAGTTTCTTAGTAAACATGAATTTGTAactctccatcctaaatttcagcttttcactaactTTATTCTAATGATTTAAGCCCCATTTTGTTAAATGCCTGAACCTGGCAAATGTTCCACATGTAATTCCAGTTTGGTTCCTAGAGTCTCAGTATTTTTGGTTAAATCATTGGTCTGAAAGCTTTCAGGATACTCTGCAGGGGAAGAAAACTGTATTGGCTCTCTCTCGGCATTTAGTATTGATCCTTCTTCCCTAATTAAAAAAGATTTTGACATCTTAGGAAAAATGATTGATTCCATGTATGGTACCAAAAGATCACAAAGTTAAATTGAGAATTGTAGGGTTAtcccaaaggaaaaggaatatgTCATTATGTTTTTAGAGGAATCAATTCTTTCTTTTAGACATACTGAAAATTAGTGTTGCTTTTAGAGCCCTCTGGCTGTATTTTTTCTTAGCAAtattatgatctatttttgacattttagctcatagaaaatttaaatctgttatatatgttttcatttattgaattttcttttcctttttgaggTTCTATTCATGGTCTTCATAGGATTGATTGTATCTTGGTTTTCACAGTGTATATTGTGGTACCTCATTAATTTGGTGAAAGCAACAGTTGGCTTGGTATATCTAATCTGTATAGCTCTCATCTTTATGAATTTAAAGAAACATCTTTCTCCTAGGCTTGAGTTTCTATGTCTTAAATAGTTTGAAATAATTGACCCCTACCACCTCTGAGATGTTAGGACTTAGTATTATTCCCAGGTTGAAGGCTGTTTCATTCGTTGTCACCTCCCTAGTTGCTTCACTGTACCAATCGAAGACCATTTCATAATTTAGAACAAGTGAGTAGCTGTTTTGATTCttggtaaaaactaagaaaaatgattttagaagGAATTTTGAAGCCACATCTTAAATGTTATCAAAATGGAATTTACCTATAGTTAAGGATGCTGTAAATATTTGTGGTGTAAAATTTAATGTGCTGTAGAAATTAGTGATGCTATAGTTggaatttgaagaatttttatagccaacatgtaattttttatttaaatacagttcATCTGTATATTACTATTTCATCAAATTTAAGATGCCATTAATGGATAGACAcacctttattttaaatactgCTAAGAAAGATTGCCAGCTAACATACATACACACCATTGAGTGTAAGGTATACCCCTATTTCAGagacattaaaatttaaatcttaGCTGTTTTGAGCTTTCAGGCCTTTTTCTGTCCTAACAGTGACATTGGACCACTCTTCTATTGACAGTTTATCTTAAAACGCCTGCAAAACCAGAAGGAGTTCCTGTTTCATAAGAACAAGAGGATCTCTTTACTTCACTGTCACTAGTATAggttaaaaattagattttgtagttttcaaagaaacCATGCTTATCTTATTgctgattttgtgtatttctgtgtgtCCCTTGATATAGCACCTCAGGCAAGTAGGAGTGGCTGGaaagtttgttgagttttttggaAGTGGAGTTTCACAATTATCTATAGTGGATCGAACTACAATAGCAAATATGTGTCCAGAATATGGTGCTATCCTCAGCTTTTTCCCTGTTGACAAtgtgactttaaaacatttagaacatACAGGTAAGAAGCAAGATCATTTAGGATAAACTTGTTACATTTCCAGTGTGTGTCTCTGAAATATTCTATAGTAAGTCACTATTCTTGTACATGTTATTTAGTTATTCATGAAATTGTCTTATTTTGAAAGAATGCGTAAAATGTGCAATAAACCGCCCAGATGTCTGTTCCTGGTTCCCTTGGACCCATTTACAGCAACTTAAAGGGATTATCTATACTGCCTgtcttcagctttgtttttccccaTAATGATGGAGACCTCCATCCTGCTTAGGGATCAGAGGTTGCAGTTTAATGGGAGTCAAGCTGGAGAATATTCTCAGCAGTTCTTTTAGCAGGAATAGGTGAGTCACCAGACAAAGAGTTTGGGACCCAGTGCTCTGACAGTAAGAAGCACGTGATTTGGTGAAAAGCAGCACAGGGTTACAGGTTCCGAATCTTCTGTAGCCTGGTTAGCTAGGAGTTTTTACCACTCTTCTTTTGAGTAGTTTATGTATTATAAGAAGTACCTGCAAACCCACAATGTGTTGATACTATATAAGgccccttgtttttaaaaaagcaggatctctttttttattttgatccacttcctcttttttttttttaaaataaaaacgattttgtttttttattgaagcatagttgctatacaatcttatattggtttcaggtatacagcacagtgattcaacacttacatcattaaatgctcaccccagaactattgactataatctctatgctgtactttcatgtctgtgactaatttatattctgattgagattttgtgactctctgtttcacccaccaaccccaattcctcccccatggtaaccgccagtacttctcagtgtctatcagcCTATTGCctgttttgttgattttgttttgttttggttttaggtTGCCCCACTTCCTCTTTTTAAGAGATCATTGCTGAACTCCTAATCTCTAATCATACATATATTTGGGGAATATATtctagtgttttttgttttgggagCAGATTATTATAAGTCACATGGCAAAATGAATAACAGTTCATTTGGATCCTTGGAGAGGGAGTAGTCCGCATAAAATGCAGAGATTTCTCTAAACTGGATTTTGATGGGTGGCTTCTACATGGGTCTGGGCTTTCTCACGTGGTGGCTTTAGGAATCCAGTGGTCTGAGGATACAGAGACAGCCAGCCTTCTGGAAATCACACTGCTTAGGTGCAGGGGGAACACAGACCCCACCCCTTGCTGGAGGAATGTTACTGTTACATTGTGAGAAGAACTTATAACTTGGAGGATGTGTTCTGTGGCAATCCTGAGGAGAGACCGTCTGCATCAGTCACTACTTCTCATCAGGCTTACAGACAACCACCCCAGTGTTTAATTGGAAACTTTTAATATCAACAtctaaattctttaatttctgctctctttttctctgtgaaCCTGTTCTTaactttcactttattctttcattttaactattaatGTTGTTTAGGGAAAGTGATGGATTTCTTCCTTCATGGTGGATAGTAATTTATTATGTTGTTTTATTActggtttttcttttgcaaataatattttttgcgAGTCTTATAGAAGTTGCTCAGTATTTCTCATCAGTGGTTAATTTTTAAGTAGGGACTGGTATGTATTTTTATCAAGTAGCGTTTTCATGAAGGGTAAACTTTACTCTTGAgaataatatcaaatattaatttggaaAGAAATCTATTCTGTGTACTATGTAATCTGTAATATTTGTTTCTTGCTCATCATTGGAATGTAGCACCCTACCCCCAAAGATTTCACAATTCCttacttgatttttgttattaatcttCTTTTTAGGTTTTGACAAAGCCAAACTCAAGTCAATGGAAGCATACCTTAAAGCTGTGAAATTGTTTAGGAATGACCAGAATAATTCAGGAGCACCTGAGTACTCACAGGTATATACAGAGTAACCCAAGTAGTAGTGAAGAGTGTAAATTCTGGAGCCTAagcacctgggtttgaatcccagccctaAAATTTATTAGTTGTGTAACTTTGGGCACTTTATTTAgcttttctgcctcagtttcctcatgtctaAGATAGGAAGATCCTATCTAACTCAGGATTCTTTAAAGATCAAACACAAATTCATTAAAACACTctcaggcacatagtaagtgctcaataaatgttagccataATTACTGTTTAACAAGCTAATGGGTTTGTGAGTctgattttattaattcattttacaTGGATTTCTATTACAgtgaatttttcaactttttatggggtctaaatttttagtatttaaagTACAAAATTGACTCTTAATTTAGCACTCTTTTTTCTACTTCATGATCACTATAATATCCTCCCAAAATACCAATTTTGATGATGTCTGCATCTGGTTAATGTCTATATTTTGTGAAAATCCACCATTATAGAAGGGATATCCAGTTATGCAGTCttaattaaatgttaaatatattttacaatctaAGCAAATGTTTCTAATCTGTTGAGGATTTGTGTTTATATTGAAGTAGGTGGTATTCACTTTCAGGagtcttaattttaataacattcattTTCTAGTAGTGTATCAAGGATCTAAGTAAACAACAGGATGTTATCGTAGGTGTGGTTAACTTTTAGCtattttttttgtggggggtaGGAATCAATTTTCTCACCCAGCTGTATTGTTCTTCATAGCATGTATCCCTCCTTGAAATCTTAATTTGTGTACTGGTTTGTCTGTCTTTCCAAATGGAAGGTACACATAGGCTCCATTAGGACAGGAACTTGtgtctgcatttttaatttttatttattttatatttttgcattgCATCTTCAGCTCCTAGAACactgactggcacatagtagatattCAGGAAACATATAAGGCAAATAGGTCAATACATTACTGGCATATTGAAGGCTAGTATAGAACCCGTAGGGATTGAATTGGTGTAAATTCGCTTTGGTCAGGTCTTCTAACTTCGGTGAGGATTTTCTGGTCCACTTCACCACTGTTTATTGACTCTAGTGCTTTgtccacattaaaaaagaaagaagggaataaaGACTTGtaggaaagagtaagaaaaagtaaGTAGAAAAGTGGTAGTGGTAGAATAAAATGGAATACATTTGCTTATTAAGAACCTGACCgtattaagaaataaaactataacCCATCAAGATATTGATTTCAGGAGAAACTCATGAATCCCACTTTTAAACACAAAGACTAGGATCACCTGGAGCTGAGAAATGAAGGCATAAGCAAAGCAGGCTTGTGGTCAAGGTCGGTCAGAACAAGCAGGGCTGTGGGGAGGAATCATGAAGGTCTCAATGAAGGGAAACTTAATTTGTACATATGCTGGATAAGTGGATGATGGGAAGTGATAGAAATACCAGAGAAATTAATAGAAACCTAGGTGGAAGgtggggtttttaaaaaaataattttttgaaccaAGGAATAAAAGTGTGacctgcaggagcctgcctggcCAGCTAGACACTGGGAAACCAGCAAAAGAAAACCCCTTTTCTCTGCCGTGTCCCTCCAGCACCATCTACTGACTGGCCGAGAAAGGATAAATGCTCACAAGCCCAACTCCACTGTCACAGAACAGGCAAAGAAGGGAGACTTTAGAGCTCAGAGGCATAAGTTGATAGCCACCACAGACATCCACTGTACAAGAGACATCTGTGAAGACAGTGTTTATCATCTtcctgggaaaaaaaacatttgggGAACAGAAAATTTTTTATAGACTATTCAATTGATGTTGGGCAGTTTGTGCATTGTTCTGCTAGTCTTCTAGCAGTGTTTGTCATGTTTCATAAATGGggttgttaaaaaaaatctgtatttctgggGTTTAATGTCAGAATGAATACGTGACTCAGTGTGCTTCATAAATTAGTCCTTAAATTAGAATCTGTACTTAAAGTTCTAAATCCTTCCCCTTTTCTCTCATGCCCTAGGTGATCCAGATTAATCTGAATTCAATAGTTCCATCTGTCAGTGGTCCAAAAAGACCTCAGGATAGAGTTGCTGTGACAGATATGAAAAGTGATTTCCAAGCTTGCTTAAATGAAAAGGTAGATCACTCTATTGATATCTTTGTCAGTGCACTTTGTGTTGAGTAAGTAATAAAAGAACTAGCCAGGTGACCCATAAAGTCAATCTGCTATGTTTTTATGTGTTACATCACACACCATCAGCCCCGTTTTTCCTTCTGTCCAAAGTATAGGTCAGTCGTTTACCCAggtccactgtgaggagcagaggttgactgtctctctctaaattaaaatttaaattaattaaaatttgggTTTCTTAGTCACAGTGGCCTCATTTCAGGTGCTGGATAGCTACTTGTGGTTAACACTTTTGTATTGGATAGCATAGATACTGAATATTCATATCATCACAGAAAATTCTGTTGGATAGCACTGTTCTAGACTTTTGTGACTTCccagaataggagaaaaacacTACTATGTAATTAATTATTCTCAAAATCTGGTAACAAGTGACCTCTTTGACTTTGGGGTTTGTACAGAATTTCTGAGAATCATGGCTTCAATCTTGTCACTTTCTCTATTCTGAGAACTAGTAGCTGGCTTTCAGAGccttcctttcttaaaatttctttgtgtgtgtgtgtgtgtgtgtgtgtgtgtgtaaatgtcaGACTTAGGAACAAAAtggtgtagtgtgtgtgtgtctgtgtgtgtgtgtgtgtgtgtgtgtgtgaaaatgtcaGACTTAGGAACAAAATGGTGTAGTGAATTCCCGTGTACTTCACTTCAACAATTAATAACTCATCGCCAGTCTTGCTTCACCTATTCTATACACATAGGTACACAGGCTCATTTtgaagcagatcttcagggccatTGTTAACCAAGAAAATTTGTACATTTCTTGAGTATCACCTGAACAGCAGTGAGCAGAGAACAATAAAGCCAAGTTATACCTGCATCCTGGGTAGTTAGTTGGCTGTACTTAGTAATTCTTATCGTGACTAATCAAATTCATATTTTAGCTGAATCTTTACTAAAGGTCATGAATCTTTAGCAACACTCACAAGTAATCAGAACTTCCAGTGTCACATCGTCATATGTCAAGGATCTGCTGTATTTTCTGCCagtcttttttcctatttgtatcCAGAATGCATAGTTTATATTTATGTGCAAATTTACATAGGTTGGATTTAAAGGCTTCCAAATTGCTGCTGAAAAGCAGAATGATGCCATCACTATTTGCTATGAAGGAGGTGACTATCAGCTGTCCCATGGGTCTGTCGTTGTCGCTGCAGTTACCAGTTGCACCAATAACTGCAATCCGTCTGTCATGCTCGCTGCAGGTAGGTTGTGTTTTATGGCCATACGTAatcttttccaaaattattttttacttttctgttataTGGTTTTTCTATATTACACGTGAGTATCAGTGTCTGTCTCTGAGAAACTTCATGAGATTTTTAGGTCTTCAACATTAGGTCTTAAGGAGACTAGGTTTGATTTATGttactaattttgtttttattacatgggaggtaaatttaaaaaaaatcataacttGCATGTCTATTAGTTTTAGGTTGTATCTGCTGCTTCTGGTAATTTAGAAGTATAGTTAATGATCAAATCCCTTGATAATCTATGTGAAGTTTCCATAGTAGTGTGCCATAGTCCATTGAGAGTAAAAGATGATTGGTAACGATTGTAAATGAAATCAGTTGTATGCACATGGAACCATTTATTGTTAAAAGTCATGTGTAGTACATgctgaattattatttattatgactGGCATTTTAAAAGGCTCAATATGTTTTGGTTACTGTGTGCATTATATTACTGCATATCCTCCTTTTGTCCATTTACGTGCATGCCACATCAGGCTGCACGTTAACGATTTACAATGTAAAGCTAGTGTATCTGCTGCAACTTGTGgtttgtttcaaatgaaaaaaatcaagagcaTAGAGTGGGCATAATAATGACAGTAAATTCATGAGTGTGGACTTTTATCCTGACAAGAGATAGAGATTGGCTTGTTAAATAAATCCTTTCTTGCTTCCCTCTTTAatgtgaggaaggagggagagacatcACTGTAATGGATCATTCTTCACTGTGCAGGTCTTTTGGCTAAAAAAGCTGTTGAAGCTGGTCTGCATGTTAAACCTTATATCAGAACGAGTTTATCTCCAGGCAGTGGGATGGTTACACATTACCTCAGTTCCAGTGGAGTATTGCCATACCTTAGTAAACTCGGGTAAGTAAGTGATAGTTACGCCTCTTTACACTGACATTGGTACTCAGCAGTGATGGAAGCTGCTTCCTAGAACCCTTCATagtcaagaagttagaaaaattgTGCTCTGGCTTACTTGTTACCTCACCATTGTCACACATCTTTGAGGCCTTGTCACTCACAGACAAGATTGATTATATTCAGTGAACACAGCAGCAGTATGCTGGCTGCAGAAGTAGGAAATGTGGGTTCGAGTTTAAGGATGGAAAGACGAAATGGACAAGTAAAACCAAGTAGCAGTGGCCGGCCATATAAGCCATGGTACCATGTAGAGTGTAATTTCCTTGATTTGGGAAGACAGGAAGAGTGAACTCTTACAGGTTGTTTTATTAACTGAGTAAATTGTCTTGGTTGGGGCTTGTGATGTGATGGGGTCTATTAAATAAGCACAGGTGAAGTTGTCCCTGAACTGTGGGGAAAATACGTTTACATTTCTTACATACTCAGAAAAACAAATTGTTGCTAGCTATATCCAGTGTCTATTTTGGAACATACCCTACATAAGTCGTTGATTCCTTTGCAAGATGGatacattttagattttctttctgcttttagaAGGGCGGCTGAAGGTAATTTTGAGGATTTTACCTACAATTTTTTAGTTACATCATCTTGGGATTTTTGTCAGGGACTTTTTTTGGTTAAGAATGGGAAGATTTGTTCCTGTCAGAGGACCCAACTCCAGCGCCTCTTTGGTGAGCTTTGGTCAGCTTGTTACAGCCAGGCTGTCTTGAGGCTTTGTAGTTTAAACCCTCAGGCAGAAGTACAGCATCCGTTTTGTGAGTGCTCATGTTATGTTCCTAGCAAGTAGTAGTTGAGGAGTTTTCTTGTGTATTGTGATTGGCTATCTGCAGAGTTAGTTACCAATCCTTACTAGGGCTTGTCCCAAGCCTCAGGACTGCAAAGGTTGGCATCCAGTGCAGGCTGCATGCCCGAGAGGGAGAGTCAGGCTTGGTTGCTCAGAAACTGGAATAGACATGCCAATGAAGGTTGATCCATGTGTCATGAATATTCTCTTCAGTAATCTTATTACAATGGTGGAAATAAGAGATAAGGCTTGTCCTGTCTTCACAAATGCCGTGACGTTCTGTCCAGTCacatttctgttttgaaatgcaGATTTGAAATAGTTGGCTATGGATGTTCAACATGTGTGGGAAACACAGCACCCTTATCAGAAGCCGTTTTAAATGCAGTCAAACAGGTAAAATGTGTCACTCAAAAAAGATAACAAACtctgttttattaataaattacagaaaatgtatattgacatttgtatttctgtagaccTATATATATTCTGTGGGAATAGTAACCTGAGAATCTTAAAATGATTCTCAAAGAATCAATCTTAGATCCTTGAAATAATTCCTTAATAACACAAGGAATTAGTTTATTTACAGTATTGATAGTGCTGTAATAATTGGTAACATGTTTTGGTTGTCTTGTCCTCAGAAATACAATATTTGAgattgtttatgtatatataattatccaAATTTGTACCATCTCTAGAATatattgtgtgtgtattttttttttttcttcagggtgATTTGGTTACCTGTGGAGTTTTATCTGGAAACAAAAATTTTGAAGgtcgtctgtgtgattgtgtccGTGCCAACTATCTTGCCTCTCCACCCTTGGTGGTGGCTTATGCCATAGCAGGCACAGTGAATATAGATTTCCAGACCGAGCCTTTAGGTATCTCTTCCTTTATCTGCATACATATGTACCTGCACACACTTTTTTCCCAGAggctgttgtatttttgaaatgcCACTTAGATCATCCATTCTTTGATCATATCAGGACCTCTTGGCGTAATGCATGGTCATTCATTTCTGTGCTtatatgaagaaagtaaaatgggcataattgcTTCCTTCAGCTGCTTATGCCTAAAGCAGTCTGCTGTTGAGTAATTTACTTGGTTTGTATAATACTTCCTTTGGAGATGTGAACATCTTGCAtctcatactaaaatattttaaacaggtaCTGACACTACTGGCAAGAACATTTACCTACATGATATTTGGCCTACTCGAGAAGAAGTTCATCAGATAGAGGAAGAGCATGTTATATTGTCCATGTTTAaaacattaaaagagaaaatagaggtAAGAGTCTCATTTCTTCAGTAGTTCAGTGAAGTGtcgatgttttctttatttcacacatCCTGCTTTCTGGATAGAATAAAATTTTAGATTACATCATTTTGAATACATACGTTTTAATGAGTGATAGTCATTTGTATCTGGAAATCTCTAGTATCTGAGAGAATAGCTTAGAGTAacagaattgattttttttttttacctgttagAAATGTGTAGTAAGCATTTACATTTGGCATCTTGAATATGGGCACACTTCATAGAAACTGCCCTGTTATCCCATTCAGATGGTtcagatttcaaaagaaagatgGTGCAATGAGTCTGTCTCACCCATGCCTGGCCTTCTGCTTCACCTCATCAGAGGCAACCAGTTTATGTCAGTTTTTTAAGCATCTTCCCAGGGATGTCTTTTACACCTACAAGTAAATACATACagtcacactttttttttatgaatggaaaatataaatatgagggcacaaaaagtgtttattcacttaacaaattTTTACTGAATCtctgctgtatgccaggcactcttctaggtgTGCGGATTTCATCAGTTAACAAAACCCAACATTCTcatggggagaggcaggcagtgAACCAGTAGCAGAATAATTAGGTAGATTACATACTATGTTAAAAAGTGGTAAGtgttaatgaaaaattatatatgatCAGGGTAAAGAGAACCAGTTGTGCAAAATTTGGGGAGTAGATTGTAAGTTTATATAGTGTGGTTGAAAatatgacatttgagcaaagcgTTGAAAGATGTGCATAAGTTAGCCATATATCTGGACAAAGAAGAGGGCTACCAGGTGGAGAAATTGGGGTAAAGGCCTCAAGGAAGGCAGTATGGCTAGAGCATGGGAAATAAGGATGGTGGTAGGAAACGATGTCAGAAATGGAGGTCCCAGTACATAGGGAACTTTAGGCCAGTGTAAAAATGTAGTCTTCTACTCTGAGAGAAGTGACATGGGGAGTGGGAGCCATGGGAAGGTTTCAAACAGGAGTGTCGTACTCAAAAGGGTTGCTCTTTGTGTTGATACTTTCCTGGGGGGAGAAGGTTGGGtagaagcaggaagaccagtGACAGCAGAATCCAGAGGGAAAGGTGATGACGGCTGGACTGCTGGGGTGGCGGTGTGGGTGGCAAGGGTTATGAGTGTAGTTTGAAAATATCACACGGTGGGACGTACATTGAAAGAAGCAGCGGTTTTTGTCCGTGACAGTATTCTGAAGATCAACAGCAATACCCACAACACAATCTCTCTTCAGCAACTTGTGTAGATATTTTTAAGTTCTTTAGATTTTTGGAGTCTATAAATTTTGACATTCCGTTTCTATTGAAACTTAACTCACAGGGTAGTGTTCCTAAAAATCTGGTGTGTTGGAATTTGATGAGCAAATCTTTATTGATTCTATCCAAAATGTCATGATTTTATAGAATGTGCTGTCTTAGCTTTATTTCTAAATCAATaggacctattttttttttcattttaacataaaCACTTTTTTCCCTTGATCATTTCTATAAGCCTCTTTTTATGACttccattttatctttcttttaattcACCAACCCAAACcatattcacagatgggaaatAAGCGGTGGGATTCCTTAGAAGCACCAGATTCAGTCTTGTTTCCATGGGACTTGAAGTCTACTTATATCAGATGTCCTTCATTTTTTGATAAGCTTGTGAGTACTATTTTATCACTGTTCCATCTTTTTAATGTTGTTATAACTAAAAAAACTCATGAAGAGTTAAATACCTTTAACTTTTTTACCTTTTAGACCAAAGAGCCAGTTGCACTGCGGTCTATTGAAAATGCCCACGTTCTACT contains:
- the IREB2 gene encoding iron-responsive element-binding protein 2 isoform X2; protein product: MDAAGAGYAFEYLIETLNDSSHKFFNVHRLGGTKYDVLPYSIRVLLEAAVRNCDGFLMKKEDVMNILDWKTKQNNVEVPFFPARVLLQDFTGIPAMVDFAAVREAVKALGGDPEKVHPACPTDLTVDHSLQIDFSKCAIQNAPNPGGGDLQKAGKLSPLKVQPKKLPCRGHTTCRGACDSAELGRNSGKSSQIENTPILCPFHLQPVPEPETVLKNQEVEFGRNRERLQFFKWSSRVFKNVAVIPPGTGMAHQVNLEYLSRVVFEEKDLLFPDSVIGTDSHITMVNGLGILGWGVGGIETEAVMLGLPVSLTLPEVVGCELTGSSNPFVTSIDVVLGITKHLRQVGVAGKFVEFFGSGVSQLSIVDRTTIANMCPEYGAILSFFPVDNVTLKHLEHTGFDKAKLKSMEAYLKAVKLFRNDQNNSGAPEYSQVIQINLNSIVPSVSGPKRPQDRVAVTDMKSDFQACLNEKVGFKGFQIAAEKQNDAITICYEGGDYQLSHGSVVVAAVTSCTNNCNPSVMLAAGLLAKKAVEAGLHVKPYIRTSLSPGSGMVTHYLSSSGVLPYLSKLGFEIVGYGCSTCVGNTAPLSEAVLNAVKQGDLVTCGVLSGNKNFEGRLCDCVRANYLASPPLVVAYAIAGTVNIDFQTEPLGTDTTGKNIYLHDIWPTREEVHQIEEEHVILSMFKTLKEKIEMGNKRWDSLEAPDSVLFPWDLKSTYIRCPSFFDKLTKEPVALRSIENAHVLLHLGDCVTTDHISPAGSIARSSAAAKYLTSRGIYSDREDGE